A genomic window from Sceloporus undulatus isolate JIND9_A2432 ecotype Alabama chromosome 9, SceUnd_v1.1, whole genome shotgun sequence includes:
- the CIPC gene encoding CLOCK-interacting pacemaker isoform X1 yields the protein MRVSGCKDNLELGGFIAAMPLDQGHPPSGHPTKPAKERSNQSAAGSLKAGGLASEDPGDQAEKMERPGGEASREPSHSASEGEKDSGFSDVSSEYLSTVEQTDTEDPPGNTQRHQQAKPLRAPPKAPPGGLAGGPFPGLAPVYIVKNVILKQQPLGTSPTTQFLAWSSQNPLDASQGPPARVLFIQPPVASLKTLLPGPKSLAKEAYLPILSTYPKIAPHPGHDLQTKEPAEGGTAPEEGTIKNKRFCLEEAWVSSSDPVVPKDCGEKQCEEPSLADWNQNLVTSSTELEQAEGRMIAKASKKLGGSSLGKQRRFHNTVEILRKSGLLGITLKTKELIRQNSATQRELVELREHAQLLCEAVQSNDTQAWARLQEAMERSGAYWAGKGSKTSVRQPGGRQELGRGAEPPNCISDPTRESPPNLPVNLSPTLDTLEQVTLP from the exons GAGCTAGGAGGATTTATAGCAGCCATGCCATTGGATCAGGGCCATCCTCCTTCCGGCCACCCGACCAAACCTGCAAAAGAGAGGAGCAATCAGTCGGCCGCTGGATCCTTGAAGGCAGGCGGCCTGGCCTCTGAAGATCCTGGGGACCAAGCGGAGAAGATGGAGAGACCAGGCGGCGAGGCATCCAGGGAGCCCAGCCACTCCGCCAGCGAAGGAGAGAAAGACTCTGGATTTTCAG ACGTGAGCTCTGAGTACCTGAGCACAGTGGAGCAGACCGACACGGAGGATCCACCCGGCAACACACAACGGCACCAGCAGGCCAAGCCTCTGAGGGCACCACCGAAGGCACCACCGGGGGGTCTCGCTGGAGGACCCTTCCCCGGCCTCGCTCCTGTTTACATTGTCAAAAACGTTATCCTCAAACAG cAGCCCCTAGGTACCTCTCCTACCACCCAATTCCTGGCTTGGAGCAGCCAGAATCCCCTTGATGCATCCCAGGGCCCTCCCGCCCGCGTCCTCTTCATCCAACCTCCGGTGGCTTCCCTGAAGACACTACTCCCTGGCCCGAAATCCCTGGCCAAGGAAGCCTACCTCCCCATCCTCAGCACCTATCCCAAGATTGCTCCTCACCCGGGGCATGACCTCCAAACCAAGGAGCCTGCCGAGGGAGGGACTGCCCCGGAAGAAGGCACCATCAAGAACAAGCGCTTCTGCCTGGAAGAAGCCTGGGTGTCGTCGTCGGACCCTGTCGTGCCAAAAGACTGTGGGGAGAAGCAGTGTGAGGAGCCCTCTTTGGCTGACTGGAACCAGAACCTGGTGACGTCCTCCACCGAGTTGGAGCAGGCCGAAGGGCGGATGATCGCCAAGGCTTCCAAGAAGCTGGGCGGGAGCAGCTTGGGGAAACAACGCCGATTCCACAATACGGTAGAGATCCTGCGTAAGTCAGGGCTGCTGGGCATCACATTGAAGACCAAGGAGCTCATCCGGCAGAACAGCGCCACCCAAAGGGAACTGGTGGAGTTGCGGGAGCATGCCCAGCTACTTTGTGAAGCCGTCCAGAGCAATGATACCCAGGCCTGGGCCCGTCTCCAAGAGGCCATGGAGCGCTCAGGTGCTTACTGGGCCGGGAAAGGCAGCAAAACTTCAGTGCGTCAGCCGGGGGGTCGGCAGGAGCTGGGTCGGGGGGCTGAGCCCCCAAACTGTATCTCAGATCCCACCAGAGAATCGCCACCCAACTTGCCTGTGAATCTCTCCCCCACACTGGACACTTTGGAGCAAGTGACGCTGCCTTAG
- the CIPC gene encoding CLOCK-interacting pacemaker isoform X2: MRVSGCKDNLELGGFIAAMPLDQGHPPSGHPTKPAKERSNQSAAGSLKAGGLASEDPGDQAEKMERPGGEASREPSHSASEGEKDSGFSDVSSEYLSTVEQTDTEDPPGNTQRHQQAKPLRAPPKAPPGGLAGGPFPGLAPVYIVKNVILKQPLGTSPTTQFLAWSSQNPLDASQGPPARVLFIQPPVASLKTLLPGPKSLAKEAYLPILSTYPKIAPHPGHDLQTKEPAEGGTAPEEGTIKNKRFCLEEAWVSSSDPVVPKDCGEKQCEEPSLADWNQNLVTSSTELEQAEGRMIAKASKKLGGSSLGKQRRFHNTVEILRKSGLLGITLKTKELIRQNSATQRELVELREHAQLLCEAVQSNDTQAWARLQEAMERSGAYWAGKGSKTSVRQPGGRQELGRGAEPPNCISDPTRESPPNLPVNLSPTLDTLEQVTLP; the protein is encoded by the exons GAGCTAGGAGGATTTATAGCAGCCATGCCATTGGATCAGGGCCATCCTCCTTCCGGCCACCCGACCAAACCTGCAAAAGAGAGGAGCAATCAGTCGGCCGCTGGATCCTTGAAGGCAGGCGGCCTGGCCTCTGAAGATCCTGGGGACCAAGCGGAGAAGATGGAGAGACCAGGCGGCGAGGCATCCAGGGAGCCCAGCCACTCCGCCAGCGAAGGAGAGAAAGACTCTGGATTTTCAG ACGTGAGCTCTGAGTACCTGAGCACAGTGGAGCAGACCGACACGGAGGATCCACCCGGCAACACACAACGGCACCAGCAGGCCAAGCCTCTGAGGGCACCACCGAAGGCACCACCGGGGGGTCTCGCTGGAGGACCCTTCCCCGGCCTCGCTCCTGTTTACATTGTCAAAAACGTTATCCTCAAACAG CCCCTAGGTACCTCTCCTACCACCCAATTCCTGGCTTGGAGCAGCCAGAATCCCCTTGATGCATCCCAGGGCCCTCCCGCCCGCGTCCTCTTCATCCAACCTCCGGTGGCTTCCCTGAAGACACTACTCCCTGGCCCGAAATCCCTGGCCAAGGAAGCCTACCTCCCCATCCTCAGCACCTATCCCAAGATTGCTCCTCACCCGGGGCATGACCTCCAAACCAAGGAGCCTGCCGAGGGAGGGACTGCCCCGGAAGAAGGCACCATCAAGAACAAGCGCTTCTGCCTGGAAGAAGCCTGGGTGTCGTCGTCGGACCCTGTCGTGCCAAAAGACTGTGGGGAGAAGCAGTGTGAGGAGCCCTCTTTGGCTGACTGGAACCAGAACCTGGTGACGTCCTCCACCGAGTTGGAGCAGGCCGAAGGGCGGATGATCGCCAAGGCTTCCAAGAAGCTGGGCGGGAGCAGCTTGGGGAAACAACGCCGATTCCACAATACGGTAGAGATCCTGCGTAAGTCAGGGCTGCTGGGCATCACATTGAAGACCAAGGAGCTCATCCGGCAGAACAGCGCCACCCAAAGGGAACTGGTGGAGTTGCGGGAGCATGCCCAGCTACTTTGTGAAGCCGTCCAGAGCAATGATACCCAGGCCTGGGCCCGTCTCCAAGAGGCCATGGAGCGCTCAGGTGCTTACTGGGCCGGGAAAGGCAGCAAAACTTCAGTGCGTCAGCCGGGGGGTCGGCAGGAGCTGGGTCGGGGGGCTGAGCCCCCAAACTGTATCTCAGATCCCACCAGAGAATCGCCACCCAACTTGCCTGTGAATCTCTCCCCCACACTGGACACTTTGGAGCAAGTGACGCTGCCTTAG
- the CIPC gene encoding CLOCK-interacting pacemaker isoform X3 → MPLDQGHPPSGHPTKPAKERSNQSAAGSLKAGGLASEDPGDQAEKMERPGGEASREPSHSASEGEKDSGFSDVSSEYLSTVEQTDTEDPPGNTQRHQQAKPLRAPPKAPPGGLAGGPFPGLAPVYIVKNVILKQQPLGTSPTTQFLAWSSQNPLDASQGPPARVLFIQPPVASLKTLLPGPKSLAKEAYLPILSTYPKIAPHPGHDLQTKEPAEGGTAPEEGTIKNKRFCLEEAWVSSSDPVVPKDCGEKQCEEPSLADWNQNLVTSSTELEQAEGRMIAKASKKLGGSSLGKQRRFHNTVEILRKSGLLGITLKTKELIRQNSATQRELVELREHAQLLCEAVQSNDTQAWARLQEAMERSGAYWAGKGSKTSVRQPGGRQELGRGAEPPNCISDPTRESPPNLPVNLSPTLDTLEQVTLP, encoded by the exons ATGCCATTGGATCAGGGCCATCCTCCTTCCGGCCACCCGACCAAACCTGCAAAAGAGAGGAGCAATCAGTCGGCCGCTGGATCCTTGAAGGCAGGCGGCCTGGCCTCTGAAGATCCTGGGGACCAAGCGGAGAAGATGGAGAGACCAGGCGGCGAGGCATCCAGGGAGCCCAGCCACTCCGCCAGCGAAGGAGAGAAAGACTCTGGATTTTCAG ACGTGAGCTCTGAGTACCTGAGCACAGTGGAGCAGACCGACACGGAGGATCCACCCGGCAACACACAACGGCACCAGCAGGCCAAGCCTCTGAGGGCACCACCGAAGGCACCACCGGGGGGTCTCGCTGGAGGACCCTTCCCCGGCCTCGCTCCTGTTTACATTGTCAAAAACGTTATCCTCAAACAG cAGCCCCTAGGTACCTCTCCTACCACCCAATTCCTGGCTTGGAGCAGCCAGAATCCCCTTGATGCATCCCAGGGCCCTCCCGCCCGCGTCCTCTTCATCCAACCTCCGGTGGCTTCCCTGAAGACACTACTCCCTGGCCCGAAATCCCTGGCCAAGGAAGCCTACCTCCCCATCCTCAGCACCTATCCCAAGATTGCTCCTCACCCGGGGCATGACCTCCAAACCAAGGAGCCTGCCGAGGGAGGGACTGCCCCGGAAGAAGGCACCATCAAGAACAAGCGCTTCTGCCTGGAAGAAGCCTGGGTGTCGTCGTCGGACCCTGTCGTGCCAAAAGACTGTGGGGAGAAGCAGTGTGAGGAGCCCTCTTTGGCTGACTGGAACCAGAACCTGGTGACGTCCTCCACCGAGTTGGAGCAGGCCGAAGGGCGGATGATCGCCAAGGCTTCCAAGAAGCTGGGCGGGAGCAGCTTGGGGAAACAACGCCGATTCCACAATACGGTAGAGATCCTGCGTAAGTCAGGGCTGCTGGGCATCACATTGAAGACCAAGGAGCTCATCCGGCAGAACAGCGCCACCCAAAGGGAACTGGTGGAGTTGCGGGAGCATGCCCAGCTACTTTGTGAAGCCGTCCAGAGCAATGATACCCAGGCCTGGGCCCGTCTCCAAGAGGCCATGGAGCGCTCAGGTGCTTACTGGGCCGGGAAAGGCAGCAAAACTTCAGTGCGTCAGCCGGGGGGTCGGCAGGAGCTGGGTCGGGGGGCTGAGCCCCCAAACTGTATCTCAGATCCCACCAGAGAATCGCCACCCAACTTGCCTGTGAATCTCTCCCCCACACTGGACACTTTGGAGCAAGTGACGCTGCCTTAG